TCAAAATGTGCTTCATTTAATTCTTCTGCTGTGATTTCGAAAGTATTTGAATTGTTGTAAAGTCCTATTCTATTTAAACGTCTTGGCTTGGAATTTGAAGGTTTTTTCTCATCATAGAAAATTAAACCTCTTAAGGATTTAGTTTTTGTAACTCTAGTTAAATCAAGACCAGTTGGATATGAATTTTCTGATTCTTTAGTATCTGGATTTAAACCTGGTCCCATATGACCTTGAAAGACTTTTTCATTATTTCTTGTTCAATAAGCCATACGTAAACCGTCATTAATTCTTTTGTAATTCCCATCACCTTTATAATCTGAATCATCAAAAGCTAAAGAATTAAAAGATACTATAGTAGCAACTTTTGCACCTTTAGCATAATCAGAGCTTACGTTGTAGTCGTTAGTATTATATCAAGCAACATTTTTTAAAGCTCAAGGATTAATTGATCAATCTTCAGCCAAAGAATTACCTTGTGTATAAATAGAAAGTTCATCAATTTCTTTATCTTCTAAAGCAGATAAGAAGGAAGTGTTGTGGTTAGTTCCTTCAATAAAGAGTTCTAGTTGTGGAAGTTTGTTAGGTAAAGCTAACAAAATATCTTTAAATTTTTGATTTCCATCTGTAGCTCCCATATTTAAAAATCTATATGAAGTAATTTCTTTTTTATCTCTAATAAGATCTTCAATGAACTTTTTAGTTTTTGAATATCCAGTATTATTTTTCATATCTATAGTAACAACAATTCCTTCATTTCTAACAGTTTCGTCGTTATTACCAAGATCTTTTCTTAGTTTTGCTACTGTAATTCCATTAGTTTTTGAAGCTCCATATTGAGAGTATTGAGTAGTAATATCTGTTTTTGTTCAACCAGGGTATTTACCACTTAGAATATCACCACCAGGTCTTCAGTAATATGAGTTATATCCAAAAGCTCTTTTTTTCAAGTTATCTCTTGTATATAAAGCTGTAGTTTTGTTTGTAATTGGAGATCAAGAATGAGATTCTAAAGTTCCATCGGCTCTAAGTTGAATATTAGCATTATCGGGTTCAATGGTTAGACCTTTTTCTAAATACTTTTGTGTTTCTTCATCAACTTTGGAGAATTTGGAATAATCAATGTAATAAATTAATTTAGCATACTTAACGTTTTTAGCATCTTCTATGTGTTGTTTTGCTTCTATTCTTTTATCTTCTGCTGCATTATAAAGTTTTTGTCATTCTTGAAGTTTTGCTTTGTTAACATCTGAAAATACCTCGCGACCTCTTGCATCAAAACCTTCTGCTTTTGGTCTTTGAGCTAATAATTGTTTACTTATTTTTTCTGCCTGTTTTAGTTCTTCTTGTGCTTTTTTTAAATCAGATTCATATTTAGCTTTAATGCTTGGATATAAATTCTGTCCTTCTGGTTTTAAAAAAGGAACAACTGCATCTCCGTTATCAAAAAGTTCTCTTCACTTGAAAAATGCATTTTTATAGTAATTTTCTCAGTTTTGTTTTACTATTGCGGCAACTGCGACATCACCTTGTTTGATATCGCTTTCGTAAATGTTAAAAGCACCACCTTGGAAAGAATTTCTTAAAGCAGTTCGTGTATTTTCTACGTTTTTTCTTTTAATATCATCTGTTACTTGAATTTGTTTAATTTCATCAATAATTTCTGATCGATAAGGTACTCTATTTGCTAAATGATTTTCTTTATCATATGCATCATAGTCTCTGACTGGAGCTTTTGTTACTAGAGCAGTAATGTCAATACCGTGTCAAGTATATTGTTTTACTGCTTCATTTTCTTGAGGAACAAAAGGTTTAGGAGGGGTAGGTTTTACTTCTGGTTGTGGAACCGGTTTTACTTCTGGCTGTTGCTGTTCAATAATTACTGGTGCTTCAATTTGTTCTTCAATTGGTTTTTCTGGTTCAACAATTTTGTCGATAGGCTTTGGCACTATGACTTCTGGTAGCTTGTCAATAGGTTTAGGTTGTTCAATTTTTTGAGCTTCAACAATCGGAGGTTTTGGTTTTGGTAAAACTACAGTCTCCACTGGTTTTTGTATTTGTTCTTTTAAATTTTTATCCTCTAAAGATTGATAAGGATCTTCTAAATTAGGGTTTTTTATCGGAGTTAAACTATTATTAGTAGGTCTAGGAGTTGGTTCATATATATAAAATAATGAACCTGTTTCTGTTCCTTGTGTCACTGCATAAGACACCACACCTACAGAAATAGAAGCTGTGGCGAATACTAAAAATGAAGAAAATATTTTTTTATTTTTTGGTTTTAAAATTAATTTCATAAACACTCCCTTTATACTTTAATTTTACTTTTTTTTATTGATCTTATTTAATCTTATGGTGAATTTATAAGAACGTTTTTTTTGAAATTGAAGGAAAAAATTGTATTTTTTAACCAAACTATTCATTTTCTCTAGCTTTAGTTTATTTGTTCATTTAATAAGCCTAAAAACAGTGGACTGCTTCTACTCTTTTTTATTTAACCCTAATTCTGCGTCGGTAGGAATTTTTAAATTAGAACCAACATAAGAGAAAATTTCAGGACTCTGATTTATATACTCACCGTTAATGATTCTGATTACCGAATCTACTGTTTCTTCTAAAGGAACAAAAACTCCTTTTTCCTTTGTAAAGTGTTCAGTCATGAAGAAGTTTTGTGAGAAAAAGTTTTCAAGTTGTAAAGCTTTTTTAACAATAATTTTGCTTTCTTTATCAAGCTCATCAAATCCTAAAATTAGAATAACGTCTTCTAATTCCTTGTATTTTGCAAGGATTTTTTTAGCTTCAATTATTGCTTTAAAATGTTTTTTACCAATAATTTTTTCATTTACTGAATTTGAAGAAGAAGCTAGAGGATCGAAAGCAGGAAAGATATTTTTAGAACTTTGCTCTCTTGATAAAACTAATTTACCATCTAGGTGATTAAAGACCGCAACTGCTGATGGATCTGATAAATCATCCATTGGTAAGAAAATTGTTTGAAAAGAAGTAATTGCACCGTTTTGATTTTTAAAAAGTCTTTCTTGAACTGAAGCAACATCGGAATCTAGTGTTGACTGATAACCTCCAACTGAAGGTTTTTTACCTAGTGAAGCGGAAACCTCATTTTCAGCTTGAACAAAACGGTAAATGTTGTCGATAAAGAGTAAAACATCTTCTTTTTCATAGTCTCTTAGATACTCAGCCGCTGTAACTCCGATTGGAACTATCGACATTCTAGCTCCTGGTGATTCGTTCATTTTTGAAATATACATTGCTGAATTTTTCATTAAGTTTGAAGATTCTAATTCATTAAATAATTCAATAGCTTCTCTTGAACGCTCTCCTGATCCAATAAAAATATTAGAAATAGATTTTTTGTCTTTGTTAACATTAAAAATTATTTCCTTCATTAGAACAGTTTTTCCAACTCCGGCACCACCAAAAATACCAAGTTTAAAACCTTTAACAATAGGAATAAAAAAGTCGATGGCTTTAATTCCAGTTTGAATTATTTCAGTTTGTACACTAAAAAATCTTGATTTATTTATTGTTGAATTTACTTCTACATATAAAGGAAAACTTGCATTTCTGTTAGGCAATAAAGGTTTGCCTTCAAAGCTGTAGATGTTGTTTTTTGAGTTTTTACCAACTGGTACCATAAAGCTTCTTTTTGTATTAGTAACAACATCATTTACCTTTATTTCTG
This Mycoplasma sp. 1654_15 DNA region includes the following protein-coding sequences:
- a CDS encoding putative immunoglobulin-blocking virulence protein, producing the protein MKLILKPKNKKIFSSFLVFATASISVGVVSYAVTQGTETGSLFYIYEPTPRPTNNSLTPIKNPNLEDPYQSLEDKNLKEQIQKPVETVVLPKPKPPIVEAQKIEQPKPIDKLPEVIVPKPIDKIVEPEKPIEEQIEAPVIIEQQQPEVKPVPQPEVKPTPPKPFVPQENEAVKQYTWHGIDITALVTKAPVRDYDAYDKENHLANRVPYRSEIIDEIKQIQVTDDIKRKNVENTRTALRNSFQGGAFNIYESDIKQGDVAVAAIVKQNWENYYKNAFFKWRELFDNGDAVVPFLKPEGQNLYPSIKAKYESDLKKAQEELKQAEKISKQLLAQRPKAEGFDARGREVFSDVNKAKLQEWQKLYNAAEDKRIEAKQHIEDAKNVKYAKLIYYIDYSKFSKVDEETQKYLEKGLTIEPDNANIQLRADGTLESHSWSPITNKTTALYTRDNLKKRAFGYNSYYWRPGGDILSGKYPGWTKTDITTQYSQYGASKTNGITVAKLRKDLGNNDETVRNEGIVVTIDMKNNTGYSKTKKFIEDLIRDKKEITSYRFLNMGATDGNQKFKDILLALPNKLPQLELFIEGTNHNTSFLSALEDKEIDELSIYTQGNSLAEDWSINPWALKNVAWYNTNDYNVSSDYAKGAKVATIVSFNSLAFDDSDYKGDGNYKRINDGLRMAYWTRNNEKVFQGHMGPGLNPDTKESENSYPTGLDLTRVTKTKSLRGLIFYDEKKPSNSKPRRLNRIGLYNNSNTFEITAEELNEAHFDVLDTSNPFAQPKPKIFFANDSATRNIKVVANSKVQALNSTGANNLNILLKYAKQKIGDSRLFQPGQKILVNSSDTQLQQSLRNLGFNVQVDTGITYE
- a CDS encoding MSC_0618 family F1-like ATPase beta subunit is translated as MLGKITKFWTDVVEVKFDKADLPSLNQILTLHNNTTFLLVKRLVNETTIRAIIIYLASEIKVNDVVTNTKRSFMVPVGKNSKNNIYSFEGKPLLPNRNASFPLYVEVNSTINKSRFFSVQTEIIQTGIKAIDFFIPIVKGFKLGIFGGAGVGKTVLMKEIIFNVNKDKKSISNIFIGSGERSREAIELFNELESSNLMKNSAMYISKMNESPGARMSIVPIGVTAAEYLRDYEKEDVLLFIDNIYRFVQAENEVSASLGKKPSVGGYQSTLDSDVASVQERLFKNQNGAITSFQTIFLPMDDLSDPSAVAVFNHLDGKLVLSREQSSKNIFPAFDPLASSSNSVNEKIIGKKHFKAIIEAKKILAKYKELEDVILILGFDELDKESKIIVKKALQLENFFSQNFFMTEHFTKEKGVFVPLEETVDSVIRIINGEYINQSPEIFSYVGSNLKIPTDAELGLNKKE